In Bradyrhizobium sp. WBOS07, the genomic window GAGGTCCTTGGCGAGGTTGACCAGCAGCGCCTGGGCCTCGTCGACGTCGCGCAGGCGGACCGGGCCCATCGCCGCCATGTCGTCCTGGAGCATCTTGGCCGCGCGCGAGGACATGTTGCCGAAGAAGAAGTTGCGGACGTCCTCGTTGGCGCTCTTGAGCGCGACGCCGAGCTTGTCCTTGTCGACGTTGCGCATCAGGGTCTGGGCCGATCCGGAATCGAGCTTGACGAGGTCGTCGAAGGTGAACATCAGCGCCTTGATGCGCTCGGCGGATTCCCGGTTGTCCTCCTCCAGGGAGGTGATGAAGCGGGTTTCGGTCTGGCGATCGAAATTGTTGAAGATTTCAGCCATCACCTCGTGGGCGTCGCGGCGGCGGGTCTGGGACAGGTTGGACATGAATTCGGTGCGCAGCGTCTTCTCCACGCTCTCGATCACCTCCTTCTGAACCGCCTCCATCTTCAGCATGCGGTTGACGACGTCGAGCGCGAGCTCCTCGGGGAAGATGCCGAGCACGCGCGCGGCGTGCTCCGGCTTCAGCTTCGACAGCACCACCGCGATGGTCTGCGGATACTCGTTCTTGAGATAGTTGGCGAGAACCTCTTCCTGCACGTTGGAGAGCTTCTCCCACATGTTGCGCCCGGCGGGGCCGCGGATCTCGTCCATGATGCCGTTGACGCGCTCCGGCGGCAGGTATTGCTGCAGCAGGCGCTCGGTGGCGTCGAAATTGCCCATCAGCGCGCCCGAGGCCGACATGCGCGAGACGAATTCGAGCAGCATGTCCTCGACGGTGTCGACCTCGACGGTGCCGAGCGTCGACATTTCCAGCGAGAGCTGGCGCACCTCGTCGTCGTCGAGCAGGCCCCAGATCTTGCCGCCATATTGCTCGCCGAGCGCGAGCATCAGGATCGCGGCGCGGCGGGGGCCGGTCAGTTGTGCCGCGCCCTTGCCTTCGGCGGCGCGGCTGCCGGCACGCTGGCCGAGCGTGGAGATCACGCTGGTGATGTCGTTGGAGTTGGCGTTCTGCAAACTGGCGGCCATGTCAGATCACTTCTTGATGCACTTGGCGTGGGTTACTTGGTCGGCTCGGTGAGCCACTGGCGGATGATGGCGACGGTTTCGTTGGGGTTGCGCTCGGCGAGCTCGCCGACGCGGTGAACGGACTGGGCGTGGACCTGGCCCTGGATGGTGGCGACGTCGATGGCGCTCGCGGCACCGCTCGGCAGCATCGCCTGGCCGCTGGCCGGTGCCGCCTCTTCCGAAGCCGCGGGACCAGCGAGGACGCCGGAGATGGCGGCGGCGACGTCGTCGGAGGCGAGGATGCGCTTGACCAGCGGGCGGATCACCAGGAACAGCACGACCAGGCCGAGCAGCATCATCACGCCGAGCTCGACGAAGTACATGACGTCGTCCTTGGTGAACTGCAGCATGCCGAGAAGGCCGCCGGGCTCGCCGATCGGAGCGGTGGAGGGCGCATCGGCAAAGCGCAGATTGACGACCTCGACCTGGTCGCCGCGCTTCTGGTCGAAGCCGATGGCCGAGCGCACCAGCGCGGCGATGCGGTCGAGCTGCTCCTTGTTGCGGTCCTGATAGGCCAGCTCGCCCTTGTCGTTCTTGGAATAGATGCCGTCGACCAGCACCGCGACCGAGATGCGGTTGACCCGGCCGGCCTCGGTCACCTCGGTCTTGGTGGTGCGGGAGATCTCGTAATTGTTGGTCTCCTCGGTCTTCTTGCTCTGGTCCTTGGCCGTGGGGCCGCTGTTCTGCTGGTTGCCGGGCAGCTCGTTATTGACGGTGACCTGGCCGTTGTTGTCGGCGGTCATGCTCTGTTCTTCGCGGGTCTGGCTGGAGCGCAGCACCCGACCTTCGGGATCGTACTTGTCCGAGGTCTGGGTGACCTTGTTGAAGTCGAAATCGGCGGAGAGCTGCACGCGGGCGCGGCCCGAGCCGACCACGGAGGAGACGATGTCCTCGACCTGCTTGCGCATCCGCTTCTCGAAGTTGATGCGGCGCTCGTCGCCGACCGCCTGCTCCGGATCGGTCGCCGCGCCGTCGGCGAGCAGCTGGCCGGCCTCGTCGACGATCGAGACCCGCTGCGGCTTCAGGCCGTTGACGGCGGAGGCGACGAGGTGGCGGATGGCGCGGATCTGCTGGGCTTCCAGCGAGCCGCGGACGCGCACCACGATCGAGGCCGACGGCTCCGGCGCCTCGCGTGCGAACAGCGGGCGCTCCGGCAGCACCAGGTGGACGCGGGCGGCCTGGATGCGGTCGATGGCGCGGATGGTGCGGGCGAGCTCGCCTTCCAGCGCGCGAAGGTGGTTGATGTTCTGGACGAAAGAAGTGGTGCCGAGC contains:
- the fliG gene encoding flagellar motor switch protein FliG, coding for MAASLQNANSNDITSVISTLGQRAGSRAAEGKGAAQLTGPRRAAILMLALGEQYGGKIWGLLDDDEVRQLSLEMSTLGTVEVDTVEDMLLEFVSRMSASGALMGNFDATERLLQQYLPPERVNGIMDEIRGPAGRNMWEKLSNVQEEVLANYLKNEYPQTIAVVLSKLKPEHAARVLGIFPEELALDVVNRMLKMEAVQKEVIESVEKTLRTEFMSNLSQTRRRDAHEVMAEIFNNFDRQTETRFITSLEEDNRESAERIKALMFTFDDLVKLDSGSAQTLMRNVDKDKLGVALKSANEDVRNFFFGNMSSRAAKMLQDDMAAMGPVRLRDVDEAQALLVNLAKDLAAKGEIMLTKNRADDELVY
- the fliF gene encoding flagellar basal-body MS-ring/collar protein FliF, with the protein product MQGLADFLKSIGAARFGAMIAVTAALIGFFAFVIMRVTTPQMTTLFTDLSVEDSSGIIKDLERQGIQFEIRNEGSIIMVPKDKVTRLRMKLAEGGLPKGGGVGYEVFDKSDALGTTSFVQNINHLRALEGELARTIRAIDRIQAARVHLVLPERPLFAREAPEPSASIVVRVRGSLEAQQIRAIRHLVASAVNGLKPQRVSIVDEAGQLLADGAATDPEQAVGDERRINFEKRMRKQVEDIVSSVVGSGRARVQLSADFDFNKVTQTSDKYDPEGRVLRSSQTREEQSMTADNNGQVTVNNELPGNQQNSGPTAKDQSKKTEETNNYEISRTTKTEVTEAGRVNRISVAVLVDGIYSKNDKGELAYQDRNKEQLDRIAALVRSAIGFDQKRGDQVEVVNLRFADAPSTAPIGEPGGLLGMLQFTKDDVMYFVELGVMMLLGLVVLFLVIRPLVKRILASDDVAAAISGVLAGPAASEEAAPASGQAMLPSGAASAIDVATIQGQVHAQSVHRVGELAERNPNETVAIIRQWLTEPTK